In the Pseudorasbora parva isolate DD20220531a chromosome 23, ASM2467924v1, whole genome shotgun sequence genome, one interval contains:
- the hapln1b gene encoding hyaluronan and proteoglycan link protein 1, producing MTFLLLFLLVLSESRADNFDEAYSDLEHYRTIYISENGPRLSVDTAQPKVISQRGGNATLPCKFNRDPSSVPNPKLRIKWTKLTSDYLKEIDVFVAMGFHKKSYGQFHGRVHLQAASENDASLVINEITLEDYGKYKCEVIDGLEDDTAVVSLDLQGIVFPYFPRLGRYNLNFPDAEKACRDQDAIVASFDQLYDAWRDGLDWCNAGWLSDGSVQYPITKPREPCGGKNTIPGVRNYGMRDKQKERYDVFCFTSNYKGRFYYLIHPSKLTYNEAVQACQKDGAQIAKVGQMYAAWKLLGYDRCDAGWLADGSVRYPISKPRRRCSPTEAAVRFSGFPDKKHKLYGVYCYKSDN from the exons ATGACCTTCCTACTTCTCTTCCTCTTGGTCCTCTCCGAGAGTCGAGCAGACAACTTTGATGAGGCATACAGTGACCTGGAACACTACAGGACCATATACATCTCAG AAAATGGCCCCCGGCTCTCAGTTGACACAGCACAACCCAAAGTAATCTCACAACGTGGAGGCAACGCCACACTGCCATGCAAGTTCAACCGGGATCCCTCGTCTGTCCCAAATCCCAAACTGAGGATTAAATGGACTAAACTGACTTCAGACTATCTTAAGGAAATTGATGTTTTCGTAGCTATGGGCTTCCACAAAAAGAGCTATGGTCAATTCCATGGCCGTGTGCATCTACAGGCTGCCAGCGAGAATGATGCCTCACTGGTTATCAATGAAATAACTCTGGAGGATTATGGGAAATACAAGTGTGAAGTCATCGATGGCTTGGAGGACGATACAGCAGTTGTATCCCTTGACCTGCAAG GCATTGTGTTTCCGTATTTTCCTCGACTGGGTCGTTACAACCTGAACTTCCCTGATGCTGAGAAAGCTTGCCGAGACCAGGATGCCATCGTTGCATCTTTTGACCAGCTGTACGATGCCTGGAGAGATGGGTTGGATTGGTGCAATGCAGGGTGGCTCAGTGACGGATCGGTGCAATACCCCATCACCAAACCCAGAGAGCCATGTGGAGGCAAAAACACCATTCCCGGTGTGAGAAATTATGGGATGCGTGACAAGCAAAAAGAAAGATATGATGTCTTCTGTTTCACCTCTAACTACAAAG GACGTTTCTATTATTTGATACACCCTTCCAAGCTTACGTATAATGAAGCAGTGCAGGCATGTCAAAAGGATGGCGCTCAGATTGCCAAAGTCGGGCAAATGTACGCAGCATGGAAGCTGCTGGGCTACGACCGCTGCGACGCAGGCTGGCTGGCAGACGGTAGCGTACGGTACCCAATTTCTAAACCACGCAGGCGCTGCAGTCCCACAGAGGCCGCCGTACGCTTCTCTGGATTCCCAGACAAGAAGCACAAACTCTACGGCGTCTACTGCTACAAGAGCGACAACTGA